One Candidatus Krumholzibacteriia bacterium genomic region harbors:
- a CDS encoding efflux RND transporter permease subunit, whose amino-acid sequence MTLPELAIRRHVTTLMILISLVVLGGVALTRLPLAFLPEVEEPQLFVILPWNSASPEQVERMVVRPVEDALGSVKGLDSMWSRCGTDGGRVRLGFDWGTDLQMARVEVWEKIDRIRRDLPEDLGDIQVSNGWGGRDADRPVLEGRLSSVRDLSESYDLLERKIIRPLERVPGVASVELDGVEPKEVRVNLHVDALERHRIDVRDVATALRTNNLDQSLGHIRDGDTRFDLRTVGSFRSVEEIRALPLRDDGLRLQDVADVVYAQPPLEYGRHLDGDFAVGITVAAEANANVVEVGRELKDRIAAMADDPELEGVSFLVWFSQSDEIVKTLKDLAFTGVFGAMLAAVVLFVFLRRVSTTIVSVLCIPFSLIVACGFIWAKGGTLNTLTLLGLIVGIGMLVDNAVVVIENIFRHQEKGLPQRKAALIGAREVATAVTAATMTTVIVFLPMVFNKPSEINLYLKELGITVCVTLLASLFVSQTLIPMATSWFIRSKPRPKSPVLLWLERRYAGLVQLLIGGPRSGRGGRILRRAGALALGGVLAASGWWALQNVDKNFDTDEAELFVQVRYDISEPVGLERKRELVELVEAELEPHRQELMARSIYSFWSDRFSLTRVYLEEGQATPENLAHVRSKLRELLPEVAGVEIEVQENRQHWRQDRGKRVAFQLVGQDSAVLARLAEQVQRELAAIPGLRDPFSSNEEGQEELHVIPDRDLASRYGVPPQQMSQVIGLTYRGQRLPRYRTPQGEREMRLTLDESQEESVGQLMVLPLWTAEGEKIPLGSLADVETVPAPERIQRDDRLTSLWVGAEYDEGTRSDYMPAVTRLLSGMEFPYGYSWQWGRWQQRQEEQANEILTNIALALLLVFAVMAGLFESVRQAVGLMIALPFALSGGIWSLYLFGADLDIPAVVGFLLLIGVVVNNGIVMIEHVNGYRRQGMDRDRAIVEGGRERLRPILMTAMTTLIGLIPIVVEQPAVGGVYYHTMALVLMGGLAISTVLTTLLLPVMIVVVEDTLGGVGRSLVRSGRALLPRRRAAAIDSTP is encoded by the coding sequence GTGACCCTGCCCGAACTCGCCATTCGCCGGCACGTGACCACGCTGATGATCCTCATCAGCCTGGTCGTCCTCGGCGGCGTCGCCCTCACCCGTCTGCCGCTGGCCTTCCTGCCCGAAGTCGAAGAGCCCCAGCTCTTCGTGATCCTCCCCTGGAACAGCGCCTCGCCCGAACAGGTCGAACGCATGGTGGTCCGCCCGGTCGAGGACGCGCTCGGTTCGGTGAAGGGTCTCGACAGCATGTGGTCGCGCTGCGGCACCGACGGAGGCCGGGTCCGCCTGGGCTTCGACTGGGGCACCGACCTGCAGATGGCTCGCGTCGAGGTCTGGGAGAAGATCGACCGTATCCGTCGCGACCTGCCCGAGGACCTGGGCGACATCCAGGTGAGCAACGGTTGGGGCGGACGCGACGCCGACCGGCCCGTCCTCGAGGGCCGCCTGAGTTCGGTGCGCGATCTGAGCGAGAGCTACGACCTGCTCGAGCGCAAGATCATCCGTCCGCTCGAGCGCGTGCCCGGCGTGGCCAGTGTCGAACTCGACGGCGTGGAACCGAAGGAAGTCCGCGTGAACCTCCACGTGGACGCGCTCGAACGTCACCGGATCGACGTGCGCGACGTGGCCACCGCCCTGCGCACGAACAATCTCGACCAGTCCCTCGGCCACATCCGCGACGGCGACACGCGCTTCGACCTGCGCACCGTGGGTAGCTTCCGGAGCGTCGAGGAGATCCGCGCCCTGCCTCTGCGCGACGACGGCCTGCGGCTGCAGGACGTCGCCGACGTGGTGTACGCGCAGCCACCGCTGGAGTACGGCCGTCACCTCGACGGCGACTTCGCGGTCGGGATCACGGTGGCCGCCGAGGCGAACGCCAACGTGGTCGAGGTCGGCCGAGAATTGAAGGACCGGATCGCCGCCATGGCCGACGATCCCGAGCTCGAGGGCGTGAGCTTCCTCGTCTGGTTCAGCCAGAGCGACGAGATCGTGAAGACCCTGAAGGATCTGGCCTTCACCGGAGTCTTCGGTGCGATGCTCGCCGCCGTGGTGCTGTTCGTGTTCCTGCGGCGCGTTTCGACGACGATCGTGTCGGTCCTGTGCATTCCGTTCAGTCTGATCGTGGCCTGCGGCTTCATCTGGGCGAAGGGCGGCACCCTGAACACGCTCACCCTCCTCGGCCTGATCGTCGGCATCGGCATGCTGGTCGACAACGCCGTGGTGGTGATCGAGAACATCTTCCGCCACCAGGAGAAGGGACTGCCCCAACGGAAGGCGGCACTGATCGGCGCGCGCGAGGTCGCCACGGCGGTGACCGCGGCCACCATGACCACCGTGATCGTCTTCCTGCCGATGGTGTTCAACAAGCCCAGCGAGATCAATCTCTACCTGAAGGAGCTGGGCATCACCGTCTGCGTCACGCTGCTCGCGTCGTTGTTCGTGAGCCAGACGCTGATTCCCATGGCCACGTCGTGGTTCATCCGCAGCAAGCCGCGGCCGAAGAGTCCGGTCCTGCTGTGGCTCGAACGCCGCTACGCCGGACTCGTACAGCTGCTGATCGGCGGACCGCGGTCGGGCCGTGGCGGCCGGATCCTGCGGCGCGCCGGCGCCCTCGCCCTCGGGGGCGTACTGGCGGCGTCCGGCTGGTGGGCCCTGCAGAACGTCGACAAGAACTTCGACACCGACGAGGCGGAACTCTTCGTCCAGGTCCGCTACGACATCAGCGAGCCGGTCGGCCTCGAGCGCAAGCGTGAACTGGTGGAACTGGTCGAGGCCGAACTCGAGCCCCACCGCCAGGAATTGATGGCCCGATCCATCTACAGCTTCTGGAGCGACCGCTTCTCGCTCACGCGCGTGTACCTCGAGGAGGGCCAGGCCACGCCCGAGAACCTGGCGCACGTACGGTCGAAGCTCCGCGAGCTGTTGCCCGAGGTCGCCGGCGTGGAGATCGAGGTGCAGGAGAACCGCCAACACTGGCGGCAGGATCGGGGCAAGCGTGTGGCCTTCCAGCTCGTGGGGCAGGACTCGGCGGTGCTGGCGCGCCTGGCCGAGCAGGTCCAGCGCGAACTCGCCGCGATCCCCGGTCTGCGTGATCCCTTCAGCAGCAACGAAGAAGGGCAGGAAGAGCTCCACGTGATTCCGGATCGCGATCTCGCCAGCCGCTACGGGGTGCCGCCGCAGCAGATGAGCCAGGTGATCGGCCTCACCTACCGTGGTCAGCGCCTGCCCCGCTACCGCACGCCCCAGGGTGAGCGCGAGATGCGACTCACCCTCGACGAGAGCCAGGAAGAGTCCGTCGGCCAGCTCATGGTGCTCCCCCTGTGGACCGCCGAGGGCGAGAAGATCCCCCTCGGGTCACTCGCCGACGTCGAAACCGTACCTGCTCCCGAACGCATCCAGCGCGATGACCGTCTCACCAGCCTGTGGGTCGGCGCCGAGTACGACGAAGGCACACGGTCCGACTACATGCCCGCCGTCACGCGGCTACTGTCCGGGATGGAGTTCCCCTACGGCTACTCCTGGCAGTGGGGCCGTTGGCAGCAACGGCAGGAGGAACAGGCCAACGAGATCCTCACGAACATCGCCCTGGCCCTGCTCCTGGTGTTCGCCGTCATGGCCGGTCTGTTCGAGTCGGTACGACAGGCAGTGGGTCTGATGATCGCCCTGCCCTTCGCCCTGTCCGGAGGCATCTGGAGCCTCTATCTGTTCGGGGCCGACCTCGACATCCCGGCGGTGGTCGGATTCCTGTTGTTGATCGGAGTGGTCGTGAACAACGGCATCGTCATGATCGAGCATGTCAACGGCTACCGTCGCCAGGGCATGGATCGCGACCGGGCCATCGTCGAAGGGGGGCGGGAGCGTCTGCGACCGATCCTGATGACGGCCATGACCACGCTCATCGGACTGATCCCGATCGTCGTCGAGCAACCCGCCGTGGGAGGCGTGTACTATCACACCATGGCGCTGGTCCTCATGGGCGGGCTGGCCATCAGCACCGTCCTCACCACGCTCCTGCTTCCGGTGATGATCGTGGTGGTCGAGGACACGCTCGGAGGCGTCGGACGCTCCCTCGTGCGCTCCGGTCGCGCGCTCCTGCCCCGACGACGCGCGGCCGCGATCGATTCCACGCCCTGA